One stretch of Halobacillus litoralis DNA includes these proteins:
- a CDS encoding rhodanese-like domain-containing protein — protein sequence MVTLKHLSTSDLAEKMQNNEEKTLILDVRNSDEFNEGKIENSQVEVINEPYFHLLDDLQTLDGKLAKNQEIVVVCAKGNSSQMIAEMLDEEGYEDVYSLDGGMQAWSEHFER from the coding sequence ATGGTTACCCTTAAACATTTATCAACCAGCGACTTAGCTGAAAAGATGCAGAACAACGAGGAGAAAACTCTTATTTTGGATGTGCGCAATAGCGATGAATTTAATGAAGGTAAGATTGAAAACAGTCAGGTGGAGGTCATCAACGAACCTTACTTCCATCTGCTCGACGACCTCCAAACCCTTGACGGGAAATTAGCGAAAAACCAAGAGATCGTCGTCGTTTGTGCGAAAGGGAATTCATCGCAAATGATCGCAGAAATGCTTGATGAAGAAGGTTATGAAGATGTGTACTCTCTAGACGGCGGCATGCAGGCTTGGAGTGAGCACTTCGAAAGATAA
- a CDS encoding DinB family protein, translating to MNEEQLFKQINLVRQATLKQLESVTEAQADDQPEGFKNTIRWNIGHIHVVQNALLAKFGGKPVETSPRYIELFAPGTKPADWKGDIPSLDELKQVLKEQPETLKEVLSGQLDDEAAQTFLSLPTVGEILNFTIYHEGVHTGTVKALKEKTAE from the coding sequence ATGAACGAAGAACAGCTGTTTAAACAGATCAACCTGGTAAGGCAAGCCACATTAAAACAATTGGAAAGTGTCACAGAGGCACAGGCCGATGATCAACCGGAAGGATTCAAAAACACGATCCGCTGGAACATAGGACACATACACGTGGTGCAAAACGCCTTGCTGGCTAAGTTCGGAGGCAAACCTGTCGAAACGTCCCCCCGATACATAGAATTGTTCGCACCTGGAACTAAACCAGCGGACTGGAAGGGCGACATCCCGTCTCTTGATGAGCTGAAACAAGTACTTAAGGAGCAGCCGGAGACACTGAAGGAAGTACTCAGCGGCCAGCTGGATGATGAAGCGGCACAAACTTTTCTATCCCTGCCCACGGTTGGTGAAATCCTTAACTTCACGATCTATCATGAGGGTGTACATACCGGTACAGTGAAAGCACTGAAAGAAAAGACAGCAGAGTAA
- a CDS encoding peroxiredoxin gives MEQENQVEEQTYSLPRIGEKAPDFTAQTTHGEISLNDYEGKWFILFSHPSDFTPVCTTEFVAFQGIYDQLRERDTELIGLSVDSVTSHIAWIRNIEENFNTTIEFPVIADLDKRVATKFGMIMPESNGTETSRAVFVIDDKGTVRSVIYYPLTTGRNMGEILRLVEALKTTDEHGVSTPADWKKGDQIVASPPKTTEDAKARIDDPNYECVDWYFCKKDIHS, from the coding sequence ATGGAACAAGAAAACCAGGTAGAGGAACAAACGTACAGCTTACCTAGAATCGGTGAAAAAGCACCCGATTTCACGGCGCAAACCACACACGGGGAAATTTCATTGAACGACTACGAGGGAAAATGGTTCATTCTTTTCTCCCACCCTTCCGATTTCACACCTGTGTGTACGACTGAATTTGTGGCTTTTCAAGGGATCTATGATCAATTGCGTGAACGGGACACAGAATTGATCGGACTAAGTGTCGATAGTGTCACGTCACACATTGCCTGGATTCGAAACATTGAAGAAAACTTCAATACGACCATTGAATTTCCGGTCATTGCTGATTTAGATAAACGAGTCGCTACAAAGTTCGGAATGATCATGCCGGAAAGCAATGGAACAGAAACCTCAAGAGCCGTCTTCGTCATAGATGATAAAGGGACCGTCCGATCCGTGATCTATTATCCACTCACTACCGGAAGGAACATGGGTGAAATCCTCCGTCTTGTTGAAGCCCTGAAAACGACGGATGAACATGGCGTATCCACTCCTGCCGATTGGAAAAAAGGAGATCAAATCGTTGCTTCTCCCCCAAAAACGACGGAGGATGCAAAAGCACGTATCGATGATCCGAATTATGAGTGTGTGGATTGGTACTTCTGTAAAAAGGATATCCACTCCTAA
- a CDS encoding response regulator transcription factor has translation MSKVLIVEDEPTISRVLTAYLTKNGLHVEQVFTGRDALEMFFRSRPDLVLLDVMLPDVDGWSILSDIRKKSSCPVIMLTALGEIDHRLKGFEGGADDYISKPFIGEEVVARVKAVLRRPIPTVEDHTLQYGSLRIDPVGHTILYEGEEVELSPKDRSLFLFLVQHPNQTFSRDQLLDHVWGFDYDGSDRAVDLSIKRIRKALRLSKDDPYAIKTLRGLGYQWRVQTKET, from the coding sequence ATGAGTAAAGTATTAATTGTGGAAGATGAACCGACCATCTCACGTGTTCTTACCGCCTATTTAACGAAAAACGGACTTCATGTCGAACAGGTTTTCACAGGCAGGGATGCCCTCGAAATGTTTTTCCGGAGTCGGCCGGATCTTGTGCTTCTGGATGTGATGCTTCCTGATGTGGATGGATGGTCCATTTTATCTGACATACGGAAAAAGAGCTCGTGTCCGGTCATTATGCTGACGGCTCTCGGTGAAATCGATCATCGTTTGAAAGGATTTGAGGGCGGTGCGGATGATTACATATCAAAGCCCTTTATCGGAGAGGAAGTCGTCGCCCGTGTCAAAGCCGTGCTGCGCCGTCCGATACCGACGGTAGAGGATCACACGCTGCAGTATGGATCGCTGCGTATCGATCCAGTGGGGCACACCATTCTGTATGAGGGGGAGGAAGTGGAATTGTCTCCGAAGGACCGTTCTCTTTTCTTGTTCCTCGTCCAACATCCGAACCAGACGTTTTCCAGGGACCAGCTGCTCGATCACGTCTGGGGCTTTGATTACGATGGCAGTGACCGGGCGGTCGATTTATCGATTAAAAGGATTCGAAAAGCGCTCCGCCTTTCCAAAGACGATCCTTATGCGATCAAAACTCTACGTGGATTGGGGTATCAGTGGCGTGTTCAAACAAAAGAAACGTAA
- a CDS encoding NCS2 family permease — MRNFFQFKERETNFQKETLAGVTTFLSMAYILVVNPIILSQAGMGKGALFTATALSAIVGSLLIGLLANFPVGIAPSMGLNSFFTFSVVIGMGIEWQVALTGVFIAGIIFMILSLLKIREKIINVIPKDLKHAIAGGIGFFIAFIGLKNAGIVVGSEETFVSIGQLTSPTTALAAFGFIATLMMLVRGIRGGIFYGIVITSIIGMIVGLVDVPKSVVGEIPSLEPTFGVVFQHLGDIFRPEVLAVIFTFLFVAFFDTAGALIAVASQAGIMKDNKIPNAGRALLADSTSGVAGAIFGTSTTASFVESSAGVAVGGRTGFTSVVISICFFIALFFSPVLGVITPEVTAPALIIVGALMATEVKEIDWSRFEIVVPAFVTIIMMPLTFSVATGIALGFILYPFAMIAKRDWKQVHPIMYTLGGLFIMYFIFL, encoded by the coding sequence ATGAGAAACTTTTTTCAATTCAAAGAACGTGAAACGAACTTTCAAAAAGAAACGCTCGCTGGAGTTACGACGTTTCTTTCCATGGCTTATATATTAGTCGTCAACCCGATCATTTTAAGTCAGGCGGGGATGGGTAAAGGGGCACTGTTCACAGCTACCGCGTTATCCGCCATTGTCGGGTCGCTGTTGATCGGGCTTCTTGCTAACTTCCCAGTAGGGATTGCACCGAGTATGGGGCTGAACTCTTTCTTTACATTCTCTGTAGTCATCGGGATGGGCATTGAGTGGCAGGTCGCTTTGACCGGTGTCTTCATCGCCGGGATCATCTTTATGATTCTGAGTCTGCTTAAGATCCGGGAGAAAATCATCAATGTCATTCCGAAAGATTTAAAGCATGCGATTGCAGGAGGCATCGGCTTTTTCATTGCGTTCATCGGGTTGAAAAATGCCGGAATCGTGGTTGGGAGTGAAGAGACGTTTGTATCGATCGGTCAATTGACCTCACCAACAACAGCCCTTGCCGCATTCGGTTTTATCGCTACGCTGATGATGCTTGTGCGTGGCATTCGCGGAGGGATTTTTTACGGGATTGTCATTACCAGTATCATCGGCATGATCGTTGGTTTGGTGGATGTGCCTAAATCTGTTGTGGGGGAAATTCCAAGCCTCGAGCCAACCTTCGGCGTGGTGTTTCAGCATTTAGGGGATATCTTCAGACCGGAAGTCTTAGCGGTTATTTTCACTTTCTTGTTTGTCGCATTTTTTGATACGGCAGGCGCGCTTATTGCCGTAGCCAGTCAAGCGGGAATTATGAAAGACAACAAAATTCCAAACGCAGGCCGTGCTCTATTGGCTGACTCCACGTCCGGAGTGGCAGGAGCCATCTTCGGTACATCGACGACGGCTTCCTTCGTTGAATCTTCCGCAGGTGTTGCAGTCGGCGGCCGTACAGGGTTTACGAGCGTTGTGATTTCGATCTGTTTCTTTATTGCGCTGTTCTTTTCACCTGTTCTTGGTGTCATCACACCAGAAGTGACGGCACCCGCGCTCATAATCGTCGGTGCTCTCATGGCGACAGAAGTGAAAGAAATCGACTGGAGCCGATTTGAAATCGTAGTGCCGGCGTTCGTCACGATCATCATGATGCCGCTGACGTTCAGTGTCGCGACAGGAATTGCACTTGGTTTTATTCTTTATCCGTTTGCTATGATTGCGAAGAGAGACTGGAAGCAGGTACACCCGATCATGTACACCCTTGGTGGACTATTTATTATGTATTTTATATTTTTGTGA
- a CDS encoding VanW family protein — protein MKIAILSLCLLITAPFIQEQHLSISHDGEKIMTVNREDFADEVFGKPFVDKKKTADLIKQLEEEINREPVSAKIGKTEEIIPGKPGAKVDHQTFIEEFYHYLHSTGSSTIDVPTIPAHPRVDSELLATIRTKQIGQYVTYFNKNNEERSHNIRLAAEALDSHVVFPGEVFSFNKVVGKRTVEKGYKKAPVIVKGEVSEGIGGGICQLSSTLFNSVDKAGVKILERYSHSKRVPYVPEGRDATVSWYGPDFTFKNPYNQPLLIRSKVYGGQMIVKVYSSDVINTEPNEVPDASKQLPEEMFQ, from the coding sequence ATGAAAATTGCCATACTTTCACTATGTTTACTCATTACTGCACCGTTCATTCAGGAACAGCATTTATCCATTTCTCATGACGGGGAAAAAATAATGACTGTGAACCGGGAAGACTTCGCGGATGAGGTGTTCGGAAAACCTTTTGTTGATAAAAAGAAAACAGCGGACCTGATAAAACAATTGGAGGAGGAGATCAACCGGGAGCCCGTTTCTGCAAAGATCGGAAAAACGGAAGAAATCATCCCTGGTAAGCCGGGAGCTAAAGTCGATCATCAAACATTCATCGAAGAATTTTACCATTACCTGCACAGCACCGGATCATCTACGATCGACGTGCCGACGATTCCGGCTCACCCTAGAGTTGATAGTGAGCTGCTTGCAACAATCCGCACGAAACAGATCGGCCAATATGTGACCTATTTCAATAAAAACAATGAAGAACGCTCCCACAATATCCGATTGGCCGCTGAAGCCCTGGACAGTCATGTCGTCTTTCCCGGTGAGGTTTTTTCTTTTAATAAAGTGGTTGGAAAAAGAACAGTGGAAAAGGGATATAAGAAGGCCCCGGTCATCGTCAAAGGGGAAGTGTCGGAAGGTATCGGCGGGGGCATATGTCAGTTATCTTCCACCTTGTTTAATTCTGTAGACAAAGCGGGTGTAAAGATCCTGGAACGCTATTCACACAGCAAGCGTGTGCCCTATGTTCCGGAAGGCCGTGATGCGACAGTGAGTTGGTACGGTCCTGATTTCACATTTAAAAATCCGTACAATCAGCCCCTGTTGATCCGGTCGAAGGTGTATGGCGGGCAGATGATTGTAAAAGTGTATTCTTCTGATGTGATCAATACGGAACCAAATGAAGTTCCCGATGCAAGCAAACAGCTCCCGGAAGAGATGTTCCAATGA
- a CDS encoding sulfurtransferase TusA family protein, whose translation MEANEVLDAKGLACPMPIVKTKKAIEKLETGEVLEVQATDKGAKSDIAAWVKSGGHELLKDTEENDVLKFWIKKG comes from the coding sequence ATGGAAGCAAATGAAGTGTTGGATGCAAAAGGATTGGCGTGCCCGATGCCGATCGTTAAAACGAAAAAAGCGATAGAGAAACTTGAGACCGGTGAGGTTCTGGAAGTCCAGGCGACCGATAAAGGAGCGAAAAGTGATATCGCCGCATGGGTGAAATCCGGGGGGCACGAACTCTTGAAAGATACAGAGGAAAACGATGTCTTGAAGTTCTGGATCAAAAAGGGATAA
- a CDS encoding DsrE/DsrF/DrsH-like family protein, with the protein MANTKVAIIAANGSLFDAYKVFNIASAAAASDAEVGIFFTFEGLNLIHNEGHKNLPLPEGKEHFQEGFEKANVPSIEELVGIAQEMDVKLIACQMTMDVMSLEKEDFVEGIEVGGAASFIEYAKDADISLTF; encoded by the coding sequence GTGGCGAATACAAAAGTGGCCATCATTGCGGCAAATGGAAGTTTATTTGATGCTTATAAAGTTTTCAATATCGCCTCAGCGGCAGCAGCCTCTGATGCAGAGGTAGGCATCTTCTTCACTTTCGAGGGGTTAAACTTAATTCATAACGAAGGGCACAAAAACCTGCCTTTACCCGAAGGAAAAGAACATTTCCAAGAAGGTTTTGAAAAAGCGAATGTCCCTTCCATTGAAGAGTTGGTCGGCATCGCACAAGAGATGGATGTCAAACTGATCGCCTGCCAAATGACGATGGATGTCATGAGTTTAGAGAAAGAGGATTTTGTAGAAGGCATTGAAGTCGGCGGCGCTGCTTCTTTCATTGAGTATGCAAAAGATGCAGACATTTCCTTAACTTTCTAA
- a CDS encoding DUF4256 domain-containing protein, producing the protein MTKETGTRNKGELLVEEKQELLQGLKARFEKNRHRHEDLDWTEVQAKLDEHPEKLWSLNEMERTGGEPDVVGYSKEKDAYIFYDCSKESPKGRRSVCYDRAALESRKKYKPETSAMDLAASMGIEMLTEEQYRSLQELGEFDLKTSSWVHTPEKIRELGGALFCDRRFDHVFLYHNGAESYYKARGFRGSLHV; encoded by the coding sequence ATGACAAAGGAAACGGGGACAAGGAATAAAGGGGAGCTTTTAGTAGAAGAGAAGCAGGAATTACTTCAAGGATTGAAAGCTCGCTTTGAAAAGAACAGGCACCGGCATGAGGATCTGGATTGGACTGAAGTTCAGGCCAAATTGGATGAACACCCGGAAAAACTTTGGTCACTGAATGAAATGGAAAGAACCGGTGGCGAACCGGATGTCGTGGGATACAGCAAAGAGAAGGACGCCTACATCTTTTATGATTGTTCAAAGGAAAGTCCAAAAGGTCGGAGAAGTGTGTGTTATGACCGGGCCGCCTTGGAATCCAGAAAGAAATATAAACCTGAAACCAGCGCGATGGACCTGGCCGCATCGATGGGGATCGAAATGTTGACGGAAGAACAGTATCGTTCTCTGCAGGAGCTCGGGGAATTTGATTTGAAGACATCCAGCTGGGTTCATACGCCTGAAAAGATTAGAGAACTTGGCGGAGCGCTTTTTTGCGACCGTCGCTTTGATCACGTCTTTTTGTATCATAACGGAGCAGAGTCCTATTATAAGGCCAGAGGGTTCCGTGGTTCGCTGCACGTCTGA